A single Silvibacterium dinghuense DNA region contains:
- the sthA gene encoding Si-specific NAD(P)(+) transhydrogenase, translating into MATYDLLVIGSGPSGQRAAVSAVKKGKRVALVEMRSVVGGVCINTGTIPSKTMREAVLHLSGYNYRSVYGMNYRVKEKITMSDLAFRVQHVIKTEVDVTEAQLSRNGVDVLTGTASFVDTTHVRVDSTNGSTVHEAERIVIAVGTKPASTPKVPLNGRTIINSDQILDLQTLPKTMIVVGGGVIGVEYCCMFAALGVRMTLIEKRPRLLEFADQEIIEALSYHLRDSRVTMRLHEEVESVEELADGTVVANLESKKRISGDALLYAVGRQGNIDELNLSAAGIEADSRGRIPVDKDFRTKVPNIFAVGDVIGFPSLASVSMEQGRIAVERAFGDEVVQSNPSFYPYGIYTIPEISFIGKTEEQLTEEDVPYEVGVAYYREIARGQIRGDTTGRLKLIFHRENKQILGVHIIGEGAAELVHIGQAVMTLNGTVDYFIDTVFNYPTLAECYKAAAFNGINRLARFQE; encoded by the coding sequence ATGGCTACTTACGATCTGCTGGTAATCGGTTCCGGCCCCTCGGGCCAGCGCGCCGCGGTGTCCGCGGTTAAAAAGGGGAAACGCGTGGCGCTCGTCGAAATGCGCAGCGTGGTGGGCGGGGTGTGCATCAACACCGGCACCATCCCCAGCAAGACCATGCGCGAGGCCGTGCTGCACCTCTCGGGCTACAACTATCGCTCCGTCTACGGCATGAATTACCGCGTGAAGGAAAAGATCACCATGAGCGATCTTGCCTTCCGCGTGCAACACGTCATCAAGACCGAGGTGGACGTCACCGAGGCGCAGCTCTCGCGCAACGGCGTCGATGTGCTCACCGGCACGGCCAGCTTCGTCGACACCACGCATGTCCGCGTCGACAGCACGAACGGCTCCACCGTTCATGAAGCCGAGCGGATCGTCATCGCTGTGGGCACCAAGCCGGCCAGCACGCCCAAGGTGCCGCTCAATGGCCGCACCATTATCAACAGCGACCAGATTCTCGACCTGCAAACGCTGCCCAAGACCATGATCGTGGTGGGCGGCGGCGTCATCGGCGTCGAATACTGCTGCATGTTCGCCGCTCTCGGCGTACGCATGACGCTGATCGAGAAGCGTCCCCGCCTGCTCGAGTTCGCCGACCAGGAGATCATCGAAGCCCTCAGCTACCATCTGCGCGACAGCCGCGTGACCATGCGCCTGCACGAAGAAGTGGAGAGCGTCGAAGAGCTGGCCGACGGTACCGTGGTCGCCAATCTCGAAAGCAAGAAGCGCATCTCCGGCGACGCCCTGCTCTACGCGGTCGGCCGCCAGGGCAATATCGACGAGCTGAACCTCTCCGCCGCCGGCATTGAAGCCGACTCGCGCGGCCGCATCCCGGTCGACAAGGACTTCCGCACCAAGGTGCCGAACATCTTTGCCGTCGGCGATGTCATCGGTTTCCCCAGCCTGGCCTCGGTTTCGATGGAACAGGGCCGCATCGCCGTCGAGCGCGCCTTCGGCGACGAGGTCGTGCAGTCGAATCCCAGCTTCTATCCGTACGGCATCTACACCATCCCGGAGATCTCCTTCATCGGCAAGACCGAGGAACAGCTCACCGAGGAGGACGTGCCCTACGAGGTGGGCGTGGCCTACTACCGTGAGATCGCCCGCGGCCAGATTCGAGGCGATACCACCGGCCGCCTCAAGCTCATCTTTCACCGCGAGAACAAGCAGATTCTGGGCGTACACATCATCGGCGAAGGCGCGGCCGAGCTGGTGCATATCGGCCAGGCGGTGATGACGCTCAATGGTACGGTGGACTACTTCATCGATACCGTGTTCAACTATCCCACTCTGGCGGAATGCTACAAGGCGGCTGCTTTCAACGGCATCAACCGGCTTGCCCGCTTCCAGGAATAA